The Xanthomonas sontii genome contains a region encoding:
- a CDS encoding IS5 family transposase: MISLFAGHEREAKRQQIGDPLALLSRHIDFAGIAHAVDAKLCLGTGKRGGRPAWPTQVMIKLLLLQQLYNLSDDALEYQVLDRRSFQQFLGLEHSGKVPDAKTIWVWRERLKTKDLMGDISAAIGEQLQRAGFIARGGQIIDASIVSAPIQRNTREENAQIKQGDDVGQDWSDAKRAQKDMQARWTRKHGVAFYGYKLHASTDRRWGFIRRYDVSAANVHDSRHFEQVLDPDNTGRTVWADSGYADAAREADLKRRGYRPAIQHQGHARKPLSEAAKRRNRRIAKDRVFGEHPFARLAQQGGKFVRCIGLARAKVVIGLKVASHNVMRLARLQERAMVPA; this comes from the coding sequence ATGATCAGCCTGTTTGCCGGCCACGAACGCGAAGCCAAGCGGCAGCAGATCGGCGATCCTCTGGCTCTGCTGTCACGGCATATCGACTTTGCCGGGATTGCTCACGCCGTAGACGCGAAGCTGTGCTTGGGTACTGGCAAGCGCGGTGGCCGTCCGGCATGGCCGACGCAGGTGATGATCAAGCTGCTGCTGTTGCAGCAGTTGTACAACCTCTCCGACGATGCGCTGGAGTACCAGGTGCTGGATCGGCGCAGCTTCCAGCAATTCCTCGGACTGGAACACAGCGGCAAGGTGCCCGACGCCAAGACGATCTGGGTGTGGCGCGAACGGCTCAAGACCAAGGATCTGATGGGCGACATCAGCGCGGCGATCGGTGAGCAATTGCAACGTGCCGGGTTCATTGCCCGCGGCGGTCAGATCATCGACGCCAGCATCGTCAGCGCTCCGATCCAGCGCAACACGCGCGAAGAGAACGCGCAGATCAAGCAGGGCGATGACGTCGGCCAGGACTGGAGCGATGCCAAGCGTGCGCAGAAGGATATGCAGGCACGTTGGACCAGGAAGCATGGGGTGGCGTTCTACGGCTACAAGCTGCACGCCAGCACGGATCGTCGCTGGGGCTTCATCCGCCGCTACGACGTGAGCGCGGCCAACGTGCACGACAGCCGTCACTTCGAGCAGGTGCTGGACCCGGACAACACCGGCCGCACGGTATGGGCCGATAGCGGGTATGCCGATGCAGCGCGGGAAGCAGACCTGAAAAGGCGTGGTTACCGCCCCGCGATCCAACATCAAGGGCATGCGCGCAAGCCCTTGAGCGAGGCAGCAAAGCGCCGGAACCGTCGAATTGCCAAGGATCGGGTGTTCGGCGAGCACCCGTTTGCGCGCTTGGCCCAACAAGGCGGCAAGTTCGTACGCTGCATCGGCTTGGCGCGGGCAAAGGTGGTGATCGGGCTGAAGGTCGCCAGCCATAACGTGATGCGGCTGGCACGGCTACAGGAGCGGGCCATGGTGCCAGCGTGA
- a CDS encoding amidohydrolase family protein, with protein MSRVLPSPHRLAQRLALAACLLLGSAPGFAQDVLIRGATVHTASARGTLANADVLVQGGVIRAVGPGLSAPAGVAVVEAKGRPLTPALFGGITEIGIEEVSGEASTVDSTLTLPHDQPMRPEFDVTLAYNPESVLIPVARVEGIGFTALGANTGGAFVAGQGAVMRLDGGADPIGPRALYLHLGSDALELSGKSRAAQWMLLDQLVAEARGRMPADSPHALLTPAGRAVLARYLAGQGRIVVTVNRAADIRQLLRWAQREKVRIAIAGGDEAWKLAPELAKAQVPVFVNALDDLPASFDQIGATLENAARLDAAGVAVSFTQGGDGAHNARKQRQLAGNAVAHGLPWDAALAGLTRVPAEAFGVGDRLGSIAPGKLADLVLWEGDPLDVAHYAEQVWLGGRAIPMRSRQTELRDRYMQQSGALPKAYTH; from the coding sequence ATGAGCCGCGTCCTACCCTCGCCCCACCGCCTGGCGCAGCGCCTGGCCCTGGCCGCCTGCCTGCTGCTGGGCAGCGCGCCCGGGTTCGCCCAGGACGTGCTGATCCGCGGCGCCACCGTGCACACCGCCAGCGCCCGCGGCACCCTCGCCAATGCCGACGTACTGGTCCAGGGCGGCGTGATCCGCGCGGTCGGCCCCGGCCTGAGCGCGCCGGCCGGCGTCGCCGTGGTCGAGGCCAAGGGCCGGCCGCTGACCCCGGCGCTGTTCGGCGGCATCACCGAGATCGGCATCGAGGAGGTCTCCGGCGAGGCCTCCACCGTCGACAGCACGCTGACCCTGCCGCACGACCAGCCGATGCGCCCGGAGTTCGACGTGACCCTGGCCTACAACCCCGAATCGGTGCTGATCCCGGTCGCACGGGTGGAAGGCATCGGCTTCACCGCGCTCGGCGCCAACACCGGCGGCGCCTTCGTCGCCGGCCAGGGCGCGGTGATGCGCCTGGACGGCGGCGCCGACCCGATCGGCCCGCGCGCGCTGTACCTGCACCTGGGCAGCGATGCGCTGGAGCTGAGCGGCAAATCGCGCGCGGCGCAGTGGATGCTGCTCGACCAACTGGTTGCCGAAGCGCGCGGGCGCATGCCCGCCGACTCGCCGCATGCGCTGCTGACCCCGGCCGGACGCGCGGTGCTGGCGCGCTACCTCGCCGGCCAGGGCCGCATCGTGGTGACGGTGAACCGCGCGGCCGACATCCGCCAGCTGCTGCGTTGGGCACAGCGCGAGAAGGTGCGCATCGCCATCGCCGGCGGCGACGAGGCCTGGAAGCTGGCGCCGGAACTGGCGAAGGCGCAGGTGCCGGTGTTCGTCAACGCGCTGGACGACCTGCCGGCCAGCTTCGACCAGATCGGTGCCACCCTGGAGAACGCCGCGCGCCTCGACGCCGCCGGCGTGGCGGTGAGCTTCACTCAGGGCGGCGACGGCGCGCACAACGCGCGCAAGCAGCGGCAACTGGCCGGCAACGCGGTCGCACACGGGCTGCCGTGGGACGCCGCCCTGGCCGGCCTGACCCGGGTTCCGGCCGAGGCCTTCGGCGTGGGCGACCGCCTGGGCAGCATCGCCCCGGGCAAGCTCGCCGACCTGGTGCTGTGGGAAGGCGACCCGCTGGACGTGGCGCACTACGCCGAGCAGGTCTGGCTGGGCGGCCGCGCCATCCCGATGCGCTCGCGGCAGACCGAACTGCGCGACCGCTACATGCAGCAAAGCGGCGCACTGCCGAAGGCGTACACGCACTAA
- a CDS encoding amidohydrolase: MRHLLLACLGVALCGPAAAASRFVDDPYPSTYRALASVPVLIEHATVLTGTGERLDDADVLLQDGRVQAVGRALAAPANATRIDGHGKWVTPGIIDVHSHLGVYPSPGVSAHSDGNEATAPVTPNVWAEHSIWPQDPGFGTALAGGVTALQVLPGSANLVGGRGVTLKNVPATTYQAMKFPGAPWGLKMACGENPKRVYGEKGGPSTRMGNVAGYRAAFIDASEYLRKNAPKQKSPPKRHWWSRGAGDNDSSGDSGGKRDLKLDTLAGAINGDIRVHIHCYRADEMTTMLDLAKEFGFKIAAFHHGVEAYKIADRLAQENVCGALWADWWGFKMEAFDGIQENIALVDRPANGCAIVHSDSEEGIQRLNQEAAKAMAAGRRAGIDIPPERAIRWLTSNPAKALGIDKQTGSLEPGKMADVVLWNGNPFSSYALADKVYIDGAQVYDRTDRRLQPTSDFMLGQEAAR, from the coding sequence ATGCGTCATCTGTTGCTCGCCTGCCTGGGCGTGGCGTTGTGCGGCCCGGCCGCCGCGGCCTCGCGTTTCGTCGACGATCCCTATCCCAGCACCTATCGCGCGCTGGCGTCGGTGCCGGTGCTGATCGAACACGCCACCGTGCTCACCGGCACCGGCGAGCGCCTGGACGATGCCGACGTGCTGCTGCAGGACGGCCGCGTGCAGGCGGTCGGCCGCGCGCTGGCCGCGCCGGCCAACGCCACCCGCATCGACGGCCACGGCAAGTGGGTGACGCCCGGCATCATCGACGTGCACTCGCACCTGGGCGTGTATCCCAGCCCGGGCGTCAGCGCGCACAGCGACGGCAACGAGGCGACCGCACCGGTGACCCCGAACGTGTGGGCCGAGCATTCGATCTGGCCGCAGGATCCCGGCTTCGGCACCGCGCTGGCCGGCGGCGTCACCGCGCTGCAGGTGCTGCCCGGCTCGGCCAATCTGGTCGGCGGCCGCGGCGTCACGTTGAAGAACGTGCCGGCCACCACCTACCAGGCGATGAAGTTCCCGGGCGCGCCGTGGGGCCTGAAGATGGCCTGCGGCGAGAACCCCAAGCGGGTCTACGGCGAGAAGGGCGGCCCGTCCACGCGCATGGGCAACGTCGCCGGCTACCGCGCCGCCTTCATCGACGCCAGCGAATACCTGCGCAAGAACGCGCCGAAGCAGAAGAGCCCGCCCAAGCGCCACTGGTGGAGCCGCGGCGCCGGCGACAACGACAGCAGCGGCGACAGCGGCGGCAAGCGCGACCTCAAGCTGGATACGCTGGCCGGCGCCATCAACGGCGACATCCGCGTGCACATCCACTGCTACCGCGCCGACGAGATGACCACCATGCTCGACCTGGCCAAGGAGTTCGGCTTCAAGATCGCCGCCTTCCACCACGGTGTGGAGGCCTACAAGATCGCCGACCGCCTGGCCCAGGAAAATGTCTGCGGCGCGCTGTGGGCGGACTGGTGGGGCTTCAAGATGGAGGCCTTCGACGGCATCCAGGAGAACATCGCCCTGGTCGACCGCCCCGCCAACGGCTGCGCGATCGTGCACTCGGATTCGGAGGAAGGCATCCAGCGGCTCAACCAGGAAGCGGCCAAGGCGATGGCCGCCGGCCGCCGCGCCGGCATCGACATCCCGCCCGAACGCGCGATCCGCTGGCTGACCAGCAACCCGGCCAAGGCGCTGGGCATCGACAAGCAGACCGGTTCGCTGGAGCCGGGCAAGATGGCCGACGTGGTGCTGTGGAACGGCAACCCCTTCAGCTCCTACGCCCTGGCTGACAAGGTCTACATCGACGGCGCGCAGGTCTACGACCGCACCGACCGCCGCCTGCAACCGACCTCCGACTTCATGCTCGGCCAGGAGGCTGCCCGATGA
- a CDS encoding DUF924 family protein: MTDTPARAVVDFWRSAGRERWFAANDSFDANVRQHLLEAHHAAARGERSDWLTDAEGALALLLLLDQVPRNVFRGSAHAFATDGLACRYADQALAAGFDQETDAELRMFFYLPYTHAEDAARQRQAVELFSALGDAESLQWAVVHEDVIQRFGRFPHRNVALGRTTTAEEQAFLDAGGFAG, from the coding sequence ATGACCGACACCCCTGCGCGCGCCGTCGTGGATTTCTGGCGCAGTGCCGGCCGCGAACGCTGGTTCGCCGCCAACGACTCCTTCGACGCCAATGTCCGCCAGCACCTGCTGGAGGCGCATCACGCCGCCGCGCGCGGCGAACGCAGCGACTGGCTGACCGACGCCGAAGGCGCGTTGGCGCTGCTGCTGTTGCTCGACCAGGTGCCGCGCAACGTGTTCCGCGGCAGCGCGCACGCCTTCGCCACCGACGGCCTTGCGTGCCGCTATGCCGACCAGGCGCTGGCGGCAGGGTTCGACCAGGAGACTGACGCGGAACTGCGGATGTTCTTCTATCTGCCCTACACGCATGCCGAGGACGCGGCGCGGCAGCGCCAGGCGGTGGAGCTGTTCAGCGCGCTCGGCGATGCGGAGTCGCTGCAGTGGGCGGTGGTGCACGAAGACGTGATCCAGCGTTTCGGTCGTTTCCCGCACCGCAATGTGGCCCTGGGGCGCACGACCACAGCCGAAGAGCAGGCGTTCCTGGATGCGGGTGGGTTTGCCGGGTGA